One genomic window of Malaciobacter molluscorum LMG 25693 includes the following:
- a CDS encoding serine/threonine-protein kinase, which produces MKELLKQIKQDSKKLNENETITILNKRYILKQLVGTGGLCDVYKADDIYDLHFNKESEIVIKIPNNNLKNYKDISSLLYSEYNFLRKLNHKNIVKVLDFGIDKKTNIPYIILEYKEGKLLKDIAFFEMSKKFKFNIMKTLVTLVNYIHSNNIIHADINPSNIIIDKNHNLTLIDFGISKSINNQENIELDYSKVKAYNPNYCAPEILNNEQPSIESDNFSVASICFEIFTTNCIERKDNKIILNDFEKIPFLLKKWFKYNLSYDKYDRTVKKSNIYNKIINFLYFN; this is translated from the coding sequence ATGAAAGAACTTTTAAAACAAATTAAACAAGATAGTAAAAAACTAAATGAAAATGAAACTATTACTATTTTAAATAAACGTTATATTTTAAAACAATTAGTAGGAACTGGTGGTTTATGTGATGTATATAAAGCAGATGATATTTATGATTTACATTTTAATAAAGAATCAGAAATAGTTATAAAAATACCAAATAATAATTTAAAAAATTATAAAGATATTTCATCTTTATTATATAGTGAATATAATTTTTTAAGAAAATTAAACCATAAAAATATAGTAAAAGTTTTAGATTTTGGTATAGATAAAAAAACAAATATACCATATATTATTCTTGAATATAAAGAAGGTAAACTATTAAAAGATATCGCCTTTTTTGAAATGTCAAAAAAGTTCAAATTTAATATAATGAAAACATTAGTTACTTTAGTTAATTATATTCATTCAAATAATATTATTCATGCAGATATAAATCCTTCAAACATTATAATTGATAAAAACCACAATTTAACACTTATAGATTTTGGTATATCAAAATCTATAAATAATCAAGAAAACATTGAGTTAGATTATTCAAAAGTAAAAGCATATAATCCGAATTATTGTGCACCTGAAATTTTGAATAATGAACAACCATCAATAGAATCTGATAACTTTTCAGTTGCAAGTATATGTTTTGAAATATTTACTACAAATTGTATAGAAAGAAAAGATAACAAAATTATTTTAAATGATTTTGAAAAAATACCATTTTTATTAAAAAAGTGGTTTAAATACAATTTATCATATGATAAATATGATAGAACTGTAAAAAAAAGTAATATTTACAATAAAATTATAAATTTTTTATATTTTAATTAG
- a CDS encoding Hcp family type VI secretion system effector, with protein sequence MNNPIFISIKGSTQGLITEGTFTPESVGNSYQKGHENEALIKGFSHDIKIPRDPQSGQPSGQRVHEPLVISKIFDKCSPLLYNALTKGETLTEVELKWYRTSYAGKPEHYFTIKLEDAVIVDISSYMDNEEGLDKTQVAPLEKVSFAYRKITWRHETASTSGEDDWRIGVGLNA encoded by the coding sequence ATGAACAATCCAATTTTTATTTCAATAAAAGGTAGTACACAAGGTTTAATTACTGAAGGTACATTTACTCCAGAATCAGTAGGTAACTCTTACCAAAAAGGTCATGAGAATGAGGCTTTAATAAAAGGTTTTTCACATGATATTAAGATTCCAAGAGATCCACAATCAGGTCAGCCATCAGGTCAAAGAGTTCATGAACCATTAGTAATTTCTAAAATCTTTGATAAATGTTCACCTCTTTTATATAATGCTTTAACAAAAGGTGAAACATTAACTGAAGTAGAATTAAAATGGTACAGAACAAGTTATGCAGGTAAACCTGAACATTACTTTACAATAAAATTAGAAGATGCAGTTATTGTGGATATTTCTTCTTATATGGATAATGAAGAAGGACTTGATAAAACTCAAGTTGCTCCACTTGAAAAAGTATCATTTGCATATAGAAAAATTACATGGAGACATGAAACAGCAAGCACTTCAGGTGAAGATGACTGGAGAATTGGTGTTGGACTTAACGCTTAA